Proteins encoded together in one Chitinophaga sp. LS1 window:
- a CDS encoding DNA polymerase III yields MYTDVYQPSPPNNVAIADIFHHIAACYRYMGKDHYDQVQAYDRAATCLRRLPVDIEVFRSRLRELTGLTDVIRNEITEFLDAGCIQHYQRFKNKVPFELLDLLEIKGFGPSTVKLLHETCGIQNRDQLITALQYGRLDDVGEISPVKLDLLKRSFKLHKSSTNRLLLWDAMLQGHEILRVLRLVKGVAHAEIAGSLRRGCETIGDLDMVLQVEEPDREQVTTQIVQLPHVENVVLHGRNRICVVLYNNTQLDIRMAGATAFGASWLYYTGSREHLLHLSDLAEQKGFILSPEGLFDTMCNYVAGASEESIYQALDIAFIPAELRESGKEIRRAARHMLPQLLAHHQIKGDLRMHVDEHLHDSIATTAHYVMNAFPHYEYIVAAAHGDTQDKKGLAAWISNIDRINEQIGFSFLKKGLTVEILQDGTPALPGSLLQQFDWVTGIVLNDTEKEITQRLLTACEHPYIHCIGNPSNRIIGKKKPSIVNWELLFEKAAATNTALEINAQPCRMDLRDEWVRRAVEKKVYLAIGSCAAIMRQVDYMQLGVTLARRGWCKCENILNTMHWEAIEEFKTARENALSLTNIKHV; encoded by the coding sequence ATGTACACCGATGTTTATCAGCCTTCGCCACCAAATAATGTCGCTATTGCGGATATCTTCCACCACATAGCTGCCTGCTACAGGTATATGGGTAAAGACCATTATGATCAGGTCCAGGCCTATGACCGCGCTGCCACCTGCCTGCGCCGCCTGCCTGTAGACATTGAAGTATTCAGATCCCGCCTCCGGGAATTAACCGGCCTGACAGACGTGATCCGAAACGAAATCACGGAATTCCTCGACGCTGGCTGTATCCAACACTATCAACGCTTTAAAAATAAAGTCCCCTTCGAACTGCTGGACCTGCTGGAAATAAAGGGTTTTGGCCCATCAACTGTAAAATTACTGCATGAAACCTGCGGGATCCAGAACAGGGATCAACTCATCACCGCCCTGCAATATGGCAGACTGGACGATGTAGGCGAAATCAGCCCTGTCAAACTCGATCTGCTCAAACGCAGTTTCAAATTACATAAATCTTCCACCAACCGTTTACTGCTTTGGGATGCCATGCTGCAAGGCCATGAGATCCTGCGTGTTCTCCGCCTCGTCAAAGGCGTTGCACATGCGGAAATAGCCGGTAGCCTGCGCCGTGGCTGCGAAACCATCGGCGACCTGGACATGGTATTGCAGGTGGAAGAACCTGACCGCGAACAGGTCACTACACAGATCGTGCAGTTGCCACACGTGGAAAACGTCGTGCTCCATGGCAGAAACAGGATCTGTGTAGTACTCTACAATAATACACAACTAGACATCAGGATGGCCGGTGCTACCGCTTTTGGGGCAAGCTGGCTGTATTACACAGGTAGTCGTGAGCACCTGCTCCACCTGAGCGATCTGGCCGAACAAAAAGGCTTTATCCTTTCTCCGGAAGGCCTGTTTGACACCATGTGCAACTATGTAGCCGGTGCCAGCGAAGAAAGTATTTACCAGGCCCTCGACATTGCCTTTATTCCTGCTGAACTGCGGGAAAGCGGCAAAGAGATCCGTCGCGCAGCACGGCATATGTTGCCACAGCTGCTGGCACACCACCAGATCAAAGGCGACCTGCGCATGCATGTGGATGAACACCTGCATGACAGTATTGCCACGACGGCTCATTACGTCATGAATGCCTTTCCTCATTATGAATACATTGTAGCAGCTGCACACGGCGATACTCAGGACAAGAAAGGATTAGCTGCATGGATCAGCAATATAGACCGCATTAACGAACAGATAGGATTCTCTTTCCTGAAAAAAGGGCTCACCGTAGAAATCTTACAGGATGGCACACCTGCGCTGCCCGGTTCTCTGCTACAACAATTTGACTGGGTAACCGGTATCGTGCTGAATGATACCGAAAAGGAAATCACCCAGCGCCTGCTCACCGCCTGTGAACATCCATATATCCACTGCATCGGCAATCCTTCCAACAGGATCATTGGCAAGAAGAAACCTTCTATTGTAAACTGGGAACTGCTGTTTGAAAAAGCTGCTGCTACCAACACCGCACTGGAAATAAATGCACAACCATGCAGGATGGACCTGCGCGATGAATGGGTGAGGAGAGCAGTGGAGAAAAAAGTATACCTGGCTATAGGTAGTTGTGCCGCTATTATGCGACAAGTTGACTATATGCAGCTAGGTGTTACACTAGCCAGGAGAGGCTGGTGCAAATGCGAAAATATTCTGAATACCATGCATTGGGAGGCAATCGAAGAATTTAAGACTGCCCGGGAAAATGCATTATCGCTCACAAATATAAAACACGTGTGA
- a CDS encoding universal stress protein, with protein sequence MKTILLVLNGPNMANTIAFGCYLSGITRARLVGVFLCDKISETTSALKQMYGFSYVESILAEDLPERTHDRMEQQIGLFKETCRKKGINATMYSNQRVTLKEVLSESRFVDLILTDSVFSTDQSREGLPDNMLKILLAGAECPVLITPYKPTPIEEIVFCYDGSEASFFAMKQLVYLLPELDEVKATVLEVNTGQAIEENEQIQVSDWLSRHYSYTEFVIVNGKPAEELFHYLAPKKNTLVVMGAYGRSILSRFFQESKADKLIQRLAFPLFITHH encoded by the coding sequence ATGAAAACGATTTTATTGGTGCTGAACGGCCCTAACATGGCAAACACCATTGCTTTTGGCTGCTATCTGTCAGGTATTACCAGAGCCAGACTGGTGGGGGTATTCCTGTGTGATAAGATAAGTGAAACGACTTCCGCCCTGAAGCAGATGTACGGTTTTAGCTATGTAGAATCTATACTGGCTGAAGACCTGCCGGAACGCACCCATGACAGAATGGAACAACAGATTGGCCTGTTCAAGGAAACCTGCCGCAAGAAAGGGATCAACGCCACCATGTATTCTAATCAACGGGTTACTTTAAAAGAAGTATTGTCAGAAAGCCGCTTTGTAGACCTGATCCTGACGGACAGTGTGTTCAGCACCGATCAGTCCAGAGAAGGCCTGCCAGACAATATGCTGAAGATACTGCTGGCCGGCGCAGAATGTCCTGTGCTGATCACACCTTACAAACCTACACCGATTGAAGAAATCGTGTTCTGCTACGATGGCAGCGAAGCGTCCTTCTTTGCCATGAAACAACTGGTGTACCTGCTGCCTGAGCTGGACGAAGTGAAAGCCACAGTGCTGGAAGTAAACACCGGTCAGGCTATAGAAGAGAATGAACAGATACAGGTATCCGACTGGTTGAGCAGACATTATAGCTATACTGAGTTTGTCATCGTAAATGGCAAACCGGCGGAAGAATTATTCCATTACCTGGCGCCTAAAAAGAACACCTTAGTTGTGATGGGCGCTTATGGCCGGAGTATCCTTTCCCGCTTCTTCCAGGAAAGTAAGGCGGATAAGCTGATTCAACGGCTGGCGTTCCCGTTATTTATTACTCACCATTAA
- a CDS encoding alpha-N-arabinofuranosidase — translation MNNNVNRFSRRVFLKSGSGVMAGLMIPATVKGLFAKEKASISVDVNEVRGIVCPEIYGQFIEHLGRAIYGGIFDEETNSFRKDVLEKVKPLKAPLMRYPGGTVTKTYHWKDGIGPVDKRPVRRNLIWGGEDSNHFGTDEFMKYSAEIGAAPFLTVNMNTGTAEEASDWVEYCNANGNSYFATLRKTNGHAAPYKVKYWGLGNEEAAKEDVGLLQNPDDYIKKAWYFAKLMKLQDPEISLVLVGDNDEWNRKVLQEMHPICDYISLHLYAGSQPGRPATLFSSIASMEKRIEETAQLIKEIAPEKVENFNKWYRFPSRQKPVKIALDEWGIWENGGTGNYGLEVKYNWNHALGVATFFNIFHRHADVIGMATWAQTVNVLAPVMTDQTKVFVQTVYYPMVMYRQLCGGKSVGVKVDGPVNDGIPALDVAATVNEDILTITVVNRDPKQDIDIALNKNGNWKVYVLNAPGIELENTFDKDVVSHKETTLKGSNYSAPAHSISFLQIKI, via the coding sequence ATGAATAATAATGTGAACCGTTTTTCCCGCAGGGTTTTTCTCAAATCTGGCAGTGGCGTGATGGCCGGGTTAATGATACCGGCAACTGTGAAGGGTCTTTTTGCCAAAGAGAAAGCCAGTATAAGCGTGGATGTGAATGAGGTCAGGGGCATCGTTTGCCCGGAAATATACGGACAGTTTATAGAGCACCTGGGCAGGGCTATTTATGGAGGTATCTTTGATGAAGAGACGAATAGTTTTCGCAAAGATGTACTTGAAAAAGTGAAGCCACTCAAAGCCCCCCTGATGCGCTATCCCGGTGGTACGGTGACAAAGACCTATCACTGGAAAGATGGAATTGGTCCTGTAGATAAGCGGCCCGTAAGACGGAACCTGATCTGGGGTGGGGAAGACAGTAATCATTTTGGTACGGACGAATTTATGAAATATAGCGCTGAGATAGGCGCAGCGCCATTCCTCACGGTGAATATGAATACCGGTACAGCAGAGGAGGCGTCAGACTGGGTGGAGTATTGTAATGCCAATGGCAACAGTTACTTTGCCACACTACGTAAAACGAATGGACATGCAGCACCCTATAAGGTTAAATATTGGGGGCTTGGAAATGAAGAAGCGGCCAAAGAGGATGTGGGGTTGTTACAAAACCCTGACGACTATATTAAAAAGGCCTGGTATTTTGCAAAGTTGATGAAATTGCAGGACCCGGAAATCAGTCTGGTGCTGGTGGGGGATAATGATGAGTGGAACAGAAAGGTCCTGCAGGAAATGCATCCCATATGTGATTATATCTCCCTGCACCTGTATGCAGGTTCACAGCCGGGGAGACCGGCTACCTTGTTCTCTTCGATTGCTTCGATGGAAAAGAGGATTGAGGAAACGGCGCAGCTTATAAAGGAGATTGCCCCTGAAAAAGTGGAAAACTTTAATAAGTGGTATCGTTTTCCCAGCAGGCAGAAGCCGGTGAAGATTGCGCTGGATGAGTGGGGGATATGGGAGAATGGTGGCACAGGTAATTATGGGTTGGAGGTGAAGTACAATTGGAACCATGCACTGGGAGTCGCTACATTTTTTAATATTTTTCACAGGCATGCGGATGTGATTGGAATGGCTACGTGGGCGCAGACGGTGAATGTGCTGGCGCCGGTTATGACGGATCAGACAAAGGTATTTGTGCAGACGGTGTATTATCCAATGGTGATGTATAGGCAATTGTGTGGAGGAAAGAGTGTAGGTGTAAAGGTGGATGGACCGGTGAATGATGGGATTCCGGCACTCGATGTTGCTGCCACTGTTAATGAGGATATATTAACGATTACAGTAGTGAATAGAGATCCTAAACAGGATATTGATATCGCATTAAATAAGAACGGGAACTGGAAGGTGTATGTGTTGAATGCACCGGGGATAGAATTGGAGAATACATTTGATAAGGATGTGGTTTCTCATAAAGAAACCACGCTGAAAGGGAGCAATTATTCAGCCCCGGCACACAGTATTTCTTTCTTACAAATAAAGATATAA
- a CDS encoding YwbE family protein, translating into MKSEGQYRKDIYPGLEVGIILKKDQRSGKITYGIVQDLLTSAAFHSRGIKVRLEDGQVGRVQVLDTDPDLD; encoded by the coding sequence ATGAAATCAGAAGGACAATATAGAAAAGACATTTATCCGGGGTTGGAAGTGGGGATCATTCTCAAGAAAGACCAGCGGAGTGGGAAAATAACTTATGGGATCGTGCAGGATTTGCTGACATCAGCGGCGTTTCATTCCAGGGGGATAAAGGTGAGGCTGGAAGATGGGCAGGTGGGGAGAGTACAGGTGCTGGATACGGATCCCGATCTGGATTGA
- a CDS encoding thioredoxin family protein, whose protein sequence is MENRIVSHAEWVEARKAFLVKEKEYTHLRDQLAKERQSLPWRKVDTNYVFDGPNGKVTLSDLFEGRSQLLVQHFMMGPEWKEGCIGCSFMADHVPGTLPHLNNHDVSFAAISRAPIDAIEAFRKRMGWNFPWVSSGQNNFNFDYHVSFKKEDTVYYNYENSKFGGEELPGISVFYKDESGQIFHTYSSYARGNEELLGTYVILDLMPKGRNEENGLQDWVRHHDKYEVVSEHKCCHS, encoded by the coding sequence ATGGAAAATCGTATCGTATCGCATGCTGAATGGGTCGAAGCCCGCAAAGCCTTTCTGGTCAAAGAAAAAGAATACACCCACCTCCGCGACCAGCTGGCAAAAGAGCGGCAGTCGCTGCCCTGGAGAAAAGTAGACACAAACTATGTATTTGACGGCCCCAACGGTAAAGTGACCCTGTCAGACCTGTTTGAAGGTCGTAGCCAGCTCCTGGTGCAGCATTTTATGATGGGACCGGAGTGGAAAGAAGGGTGTATCGGCTGTTCCTTTATGGCGGACCATGTACCGGGTACCCTTCCACACCTGAACAACCACGATGTTTCTTTTGCCGCTATTTCAAGAGCGCCCATAGACGCTATTGAAGCTTTCAGAAAGCGGATGGGGTGGAACTTTCCCTGGGTTTCCTCCGGGCAGAACAACTTCAATTTTGATTATCATGTATCATTTAAAAAGGAGGATACCGTATATTACAATTACGAGAATAGTAAATTTGGTGGTGAGGAATTGCCGGGTATCAGTGTATTTTACAAGGATGAAAGCGGGCAAATCTTTCATACCTATTCCTCTTATGCCAGAGGCAATGAGGAATTGCTGGGGACTTATGTGATACTGGACCTTATGCCTAAGGGGCGGAATGAGGAGAATGGGTTGCAGGATTGGGTGCGCCATCACGATAAATATGAAGTGGTGAGCGAACATAAATGTTGTCACTCATGA
- a CDS encoding YciI family protein, giving the protein MEKFMLLIREDLQKLKEYTDKDRDYGIKEMTAWVEGLAATGNFVGGEPLWTEGRYVTKDAIISDGPFIEAKEGVSGYILINAENLEQAAALAQTCPIVQRGELEIEVRPIMVTDFPNG; this is encoded by the coding sequence ATGGAAAAATTCATGCTCCTCATCAGGGAAGACCTGCAAAAGTTAAAAGAATACACAGACAAAGACAGGGATTATGGTATCAAAGAAATGACAGCATGGGTGGAAGGCCTCGCTGCCACAGGCAATTTTGTAGGAGGTGAGCCTTTATGGACCGAAGGCCGGTACGTTACTAAAGATGCCATTATATCCGATGGCCCATTCATTGAAGCCAAAGAAGGTGTAAGTGGTTACATCCTGATCAATGCAGAAAATCTGGAACAGGCAGCTGCGCTGGCGCAAACCTGTCCAATCGTACAGCGGGGAGAGCTTGAAATAGAAGTAAGACCTATCATGGTGACAGATTTCCCGAATGGTTGA
- a CDS encoding RNA polymerase sigma factor, whose product MAEPLKNVQQEIDHLYKQHFGKMVASLLRFSKDIDLETAEDLVQDAFAAALSLWEKQLPDNPAGWIFTVCRNKALNKLKADKKFLRLHQAPEPAPELVSPAITFSAEFPDDEQLRLLFACAHPDLAPKVQVVITLKYVINFKVATIASLLGMTIDGIDKLLLRARQKIREEKLLLIPPAPEAMQQRLPIVHKIIYLIFNEGHTSAEGKELLREDLCEEALILNKAILDSQMGNIDTLALYALMLLNAARFKARFDENGELLDLEQQDRSLWNQDLIKLGDYYFHQSKGSLLSSYHIEAYIAWLHSTATSFATTEWQTIAQLYKQLLPNPFVELNYAIALYYAGEVNNAFTLLNNLQRSPFMNSYYLLNATLGKLYMQENNHAQAAVYFSKTLSQTRSSAEANYIRKMLSKLNL is encoded by the coding sequence ATGGCTGAACCACTTAAAAACGTGCAACAGGAAATAGACCATTTATACAAACAACACTTTGGCAAAATGGTCGCTTCCCTGTTGCGCTTCTCAAAAGACATAGACCTGGAAACAGCAGAAGACCTTGTTCAGGATGCCTTTGCAGCTGCATTATCCCTCTGGGAAAAGCAGCTGCCGGATAACCCCGCCGGCTGGATTTTCACCGTATGCAGAAATAAAGCATTAAACAAACTGAAAGCGGATAAAAAATTCCTTCGCCTTCACCAGGCGCCGGAACCTGCTCCGGAGTTGGTATCCCCAGCCATCACCTTTTCTGCTGAATTTCCGGACGATGAACAGCTTCGTTTACTATTTGCCTGCGCTCATCCCGACCTGGCGCCTAAAGTACAGGTCGTGATCACCCTGAAGTATGTGATCAACTTCAAAGTAGCCACTATTGCCAGTCTGCTGGGAATGACCATCGATGGGATAGATAAATTGCTACTGAGGGCCAGACAAAAGATCAGAGAAGAAAAGCTCCTCCTTATTCCCCCCGCACCTGAAGCCATGCAGCAGCGGTTACCCATCGTACACAAAATCATTTACCTCATTTTTAACGAAGGCCACACTTCTGCAGAAGGAAAGGAGCTTTTAAGAGAAGACCTTTGTGAAGAAGCCCTGATCCTTAATAAAGCGATTTTAGATAGCCAAATGGGCAATATCGACACCCTTGCCTTATATGCGCTTATGTTGTTAAATGCCGCCCGTTTTAAGGCCCGTTTTGATGAAAATGGAGAGTTGCTGGACCTGGAACAACAGGATCGTTCATTGTGGAACCAGGACCTGATAAAATTGGGAGACTATTACTTTCATCAATCGAAAGGATCACTGCTTTCTTCATATCATATTGAAGCATACATTGCCTGGCTGCACAGCACGGCCACATCATTTGCAACGACTGAGTGGCAAACGATCGCGCAATTGTATAAACAGTTATTACCAAATCCATTTGTAGAATTAAACTATGCGATTGCATTGTATTATGCCGGCGAGGTGAACAATGCATTTACCCTGTTAAACAACTTGCAACGCTCCCCATTTATGAACAGTTATTACCTGCTGAATGCCACACTTGGCAAACTCTATATGCAAGAAAATAATCATGCTCAGGCCGCCGTATATTTTTCTAAAACCCTTTCCCAGACAAGATCTTCAGCAGAAGCAAATTATATCAGGAAGATGTTGTCAAAGTTAAATTTGTAG
- a CDS encoding MBL fold metallo-hydrolase has product MEAIMAAGYVNNVALETIIKDEDWKGTPVDARGRYVNLKHPYSPSFMEVLRWKMKENPFKAEKEKLRWKPEVLTDAAWRNGDDDVIAWLGHCTFFIRIGGVRLLTDPVFGDILAVKRVSPFPVNPILLTKLDYILLSHDHRDHCDKPTLQRLARNNPKATYLTGLGMEPLLKEFTGSELIQEAGWYQQYLTEDVKITYVPARHWGKRGAFDTNRRLWGGFVIESAQRRIYFGGDSGYDTHYQQLKEVFGGFDYALLGIGAFEPEWFMHPVHQSPALAIKAMEELNAGHAIPMHFGTFDLSDEPLDMPLKVFKQVATAHGLEKRIKPLRIGEALHLA; this is encoded by the coding sequence ATGGAAGCAATCATGGCAGCCGGTTACGTGAACAATGTAGCATTGGAAACGATTATAAAAGATGAAGACTGGAAAGGAACTCCGGTTGATGCACGTGGACGTTATGTAAATCTGAAACATCCATACTCCCCGTCATTCATGGAAGTACTCCGCTGGAAGATGAAAGAAAACCCTTTCAAAGCGGAGAAGGAAAAACTGCGCTGGAAGCCTGAAGTATTGACAGATGCAGCCTGGCGGAATGGAGATGATGATGTGATTGCATGGCTGGGCCATTGTACGTTCTTTATTCGCATAGGCGGTGTTCGCCTGCTGACCGATCCTGTATTTGGCGATATCCTCGCAGTGAAAAGAGTGTCTCCGTTTCCAGTGAACCCGATTCTATTAACCAAACTGGATTACATCCTGCTCTCTCATGATCATCGTGATCATTGTGATAAACCTACATTGCAACGGTTAGCAAGGAACAACCCGAAAGCGACTTATCTTACGGGATTGGGCATGGAACCTTTATTAAAGGAGTTTACCGGTTCAGAACTGATCCAGGAAGCCGGTTGGTACCAGCAATACCTGACAGAAGATGTGAAGATCACGTATGTGCCTGCACGCCACTGGGGCAAGCGGGGCGCTTTTGATACCAACCGCCGCTTATGGGGTGGGTTTGTAATAGAGTCTGCGCAACGTCGTATTTATTTTGGTGGCGACAGTGGGTATGATACCCATTACCAGCAATTGAAAGAAGTGTTTGGTGGATTTGATTATGCTTTGCTGGGTATTGGTGCGTTTGAGCCGGAGTGGTTCATGCATCCGGTACATCAGTCCCCGGCACTCGCTATTAAGGCCATGGAAGAACTGAATGCAGGGCATGCCATTCCTATGCACTTTGGAACTTTTGATTTGTCTGATGAGCCACTTGATATGCCGCTAAAAGTGTTTAAACAGGTTGCTACAGCGCACGGATTGGAAAAGCGGATCAAGCCGCTCCGGATTGGCGAAGCTTTGCATCTTGCCTGA
- a CDS encoding glycoside hydrolase, producing MKIITVVLLALSIPFLTSCGKQWQEKVPAAVSAKTIAAAEAAETWETVLDGNSFADYTAFEAAWNYLYPWGSDHNGTARMYGSSTDHNHIYLNNGVLTIKAAKITWDEGTSTSSPYLAIHYHSGAVNTKEHVLVNDQFPNWEVKCDFQVPTVTGSWPAFWLTGVNSWPPESDIMEFKGSATNWQNTFRTSSDVSSTLTTVSSPGSWHTYRAWITKVSDTNVDIHYYIDGVWKAVHNANFVGKPLYVIINMQMEGSSGTPGPTADTYLYAKNIYIGRTRTY from the coding sequence ATGAAAATCATAACTGTAGTACTGCTAGCTTTAAGCATCCCTTTTTTAACTTCCTGTGGTAAGCAATGGCAGGAGAAAGTCCCTGCCGCCGTCAGCGCGAAAACCATCGCTGCTGCCGAAGCAGCCGAAACATGGGAAACGGTATTAGATGGCAATTCATTTGCCGATTACACAGCTTTTGAAGCTGCATGGAACTACCTTTATCCATGGGGCTCCGATCATAACGGTACTGCACGTATGTATGGCAGCAGTACAGATCACAACCACATTTACCTGAACAACGGTGTGCTCACTATCAAAGCGGCAAAGATCACCTGGGACGAGGGCACCAGCACATCCAGTCCTTATCTGGCCATTCATTATCATTCAGGTGCAGTCAATACAAAAGAACATGTGCTGGTCAATGACCAGTTTCCCAACTGGGAAGTAAAATGCGATTTTCAGGTACCTACTGTTACCGGCTCCTGGCCAGCTTTCTGGCTCACCGGTGTGAACAGCTGGCCTCCTGAAAGCGATATCATGGAGTTCAAAGGAAGCGCTACCAACTGGCAGAACACTTTCAGAACATCCTCCGATGTATCCAGTACTTTGACCACAGTGTCTTCACCAGGTAGCTGGCATACTTACCGGGCATGGATCACGAAGGTAAGTGATACCAATGTAGACATTCACTACTATATAGACGGTGTATGGAAAGCGGTACACAATGCCAATTTTGTAGGCAAACCACTGTATGTGATCATTAACATGCAAATGGAAGGATCCAGTGGAACACCCGGGCCTACGGCAGATACGTACCTGTATGCGAAGAATATTTATATAGGCCGAACACGTACTTATTAA
- a CDS encoding Na+/H+ antiporter has protein sequence MENYSIIMLILGVMMALSAFADKLKKPYPVLLVTAGIALGFVPGMPQITISPEIVFLIFLPPMLYDAACNINVQEFRNNGKTINTLAFTVVFITTGGIALLAHFLMGMPWPLAFVLGAVLSATDAVAATSITKGLGLTHKTLTILEGESLINDASGLIAYRFAVAAVAGSSFIWYKAGGQFILLLAGGVLLGAVAGKLLQFILHHTRQNGIVAISFTLLFPFVTYSLAEDLHVSGVIAVVVLGVFTTRLTSMYFPAATKAQSKAFWDIIVFILNGLVFILIGLEFPYVIHNVKSIQILPLIGYSFLIVFVTIAIRVVRIFLESHRHYLTFRKTGTDRHKKALLDWKTCLIVGWSGMRGIVSLATALALPEKLDSGAPFPQRDTIIFIAVMVVVISLVMQGLTLPLLVKWLKLKPDGRRHRLQEA, from the coding sequence ATGGAAAATTACAGCATCATCATGCTTATACTGGGTGTAATGATGGCACTCTCAGCATTTGCAGATAAACTCAAGAAACCGTATCCTGTATTGCTCGTTACTGCGGGTATTGCACTAGGTTTCGTACCTGGTATGCCACAGATCACGATCAGTCCGGAAATCGTATTCCTGATATTCCTCCCTCCCATGCTGTATGATGCGGCATGTAATATCAACGTACAGGAATTTAGAAATAATGGTAAGACCATCAATACGCTGGCCTTTACGGTAGTGTTCATCACTACCGGGGGTATTGCGCTATTGGCACATTTTCTCATGGGGATGCCATGGCCGTTAGCCTTCGTGCTGGGAGCCGTTTTATCCGCTACAGATGCGGTGGCTGCTACGAGTATCACGAAGGGACTGGGCCTCACTCACAAAACACTCACCATCCTCGAAGGAGAAAGTCTCATCAATGATGCCTCCGGTCTGATCGCTTACCGTTTTGCAGTAGCGGCAGTAGCGGGTAGTTCATTTATCTGGTACAAAGCAGGCGGACAATTTATATTGCTCCTTGCTGGTGGGGTGCTGCTAGGAGCTGTTGCGGGAAAATTGTTACAATTCATTTTACATCATACCAGGCAGAATGGTATTGTAGCCATCAGCTTTACATTGCTATTTCCTTTTGTAACGTATTCACTGGCGGAAGACCTGCATGTATCAGGCGTGATCGCGGTAGTCGTATTAGGTGTATTTACGACCAGACTTACCAGTATGTATTTTCCTGCTGCTACAAAAGCGCAATCCAAAGCGTTCTGGGATATTATCGTTTTCATCCTGAACGGACTTGTATTCATCCTCATCGGTCTGGAATTTCCTTACGTAATTCATAATGTAAAGAGTATACAGATCCTGCCACTGATAGGGTATAGTTTCCTGATAGTATTCGTGACCATTGCCATTCGCGTGGTACGCATCTTTTTAGAGAGTCACAGGCACTACCTTACTTTTCGTAAAACCGGTACGGACAGGCATAAAAAAGCATTGCTGGACTGGAAGACATGTCTCATTGTAGGTTGGTCCGGCATGCGTGGAATTGTATCGCTGGCCACCGCACTGGCGCTGCCGGAGAAACTGGATAGCGGAGCGCCATTCCCACAAAGGGATACCATTATTTTCATTGCAGTAATGGTCGTCGTTATTTCTCTTGTTATGCAGGGGCTTACACTGCCGTTGCTGGTAAAATGGTTGAAACTTAAACCTGATGGGCGTAGGCATCGATTACAGGAAGCATGA
- a CDS encoding sulfotransferase: MNNNVLVITGMHRSGTSLITQWLHKCGLHLGEQFLGAGIGNTDGHFEDLDFVTAHQQILLALFDSGDGTIDTPICDISAAQQQSLLTLVQKKQQAQTQWGWKDPRTCLFLRTYREFLPNAKYLVILRDYRSVVSSLVSRHHKKTDLKYAAKGGIRQFIWKYFKRDLRKKKLLQAYSETYLKTWILYNKEIHQHLLLQPEGTYLVVDQTRLSATNQEIFDHLTKEWQLDLNYHDFAKVYKEKLLSEVWDVAAYVKDKSLLAEAEALQAKLLLHSLLK; this comes from the coding sequence ATGAATAATAACGTTTTAGTGATTACCGGTATGCACCGGTCCGGCACTTCATTGATCACTCAATGGCTGCATAAGTGCGGCCTGCACCTGGGCGAACAATTCTTAGGTGCCGGCATCGGCAATACAGACGGACATTTTGAGGACCTTGATTTTGTAACAGCACACCAGCAAATTCTGTTAGCGCTTTTTGATTCTGGTGATGGCACTATCGATACACCGATTTGCGACATCAGCGCAGCGCAGCAACAATCATTACTTACACTGGTACAGAAAAAACAACAGGCACAGACGCAATGGGGCTGGAAAGATCCCCGTACCTGCCTGTTTTTACGCACTTACAGGGAATTTCTCCCGAATGCAAAATACCTGGTTATATTAAGAGACTATCGCAGCGTAGTTAGTTCTCTTGTGAGCCGGCATCATAAAAAGACAGACCTGAAATATGCGGCAAAGGGTGGCATCCGGCAATTTATCTGGAAATATTTCAAAAGAGATCTCCGCAAAAAGAAACTTTTGCAGGCGTACAGTGAAACTTATCTTAAAACATGGATCCTGTATAATAAAGAGATACATCAACATCTACTATTACAACCCGAAGGAACTTACCTCGTGGTAGATCAGACGCGTTTATCGGCTACTAATCAGGAGATCTTTGATCACCTCACAAAGGAATGGCAGCTGGATTTAAACTATCACGACTTTGCAAAAGTTTACAAAGAAAAACTACTGAGTGAGGTATGGGATGTGGCGGCGTATGTAAAAGATAAAAGTCTGCTGGCCGAAGCCGAAGCATTACAGGCTAAGTTATTATTACATAGCTTATTAAAATAA